One genomic segment of Pseudomonas fortuita includes these proteins:
- a CDS encoding BRO-N domain-containing protein: protein MDSLKTPTLFTRHNRPLHTLWLESQAWFCAHELGRLSGHFFDEHCMRKLDPDQYRSVQLLRYGKYQETTMVSESGAYTLLAHHHVPENRHLRRWLTHEVVAVLRDAQAEGVDDGPRLGHMCWPGGRSATLLYWQSEPWVRMRDMPVVLAGEVELPGPVEKRKLSWRECAQRALRMHGV, encoded by the coding sequence ATGGACAGTCTCAAGACACCTACACTCTTCACCCGCCACAACCGCCCTCTCCACACCCTCTGGCTCGAATCCCAAGCCTGGTTCTGCGCTCACGAACTCGGCCGGCTGAGCGGGCACTTCTTCGACGAACACTGCATGCGTAAGCTCGACCCGGACCAGTATCGCAGTGTGCAGCTGCTGCGCTATGGCAAGTACCAGGAGACCACCATGGTCAGCGAGTCCGGGGCCTATACCTTGCTAGCGCATCACCATGTGCCGGAGAACCGCCATTTGCGCCGGTGGCTGACACATGAGGTGGTGGCGGTGCTGCGTGATGCTCAGGCTGAAGGGGTGGACGATGGGCCGCGGCTGGGGCATATGTGCTGGCCTGGTGGACGAAGCGCGACTTTATTGTATTGGCAGAGTGAGCCTTGGGTGAGGATGCGGGATATGCCGGTGGTGCTGGCTGGGGAAGTGGAGCTGCCGGGGCCGGTGGAGAAGCGCAAATTGAGTTGGCGGGAGTGTGCGCAGCGGGCGCTGCGGATGCATGGGGTTTAG
- a CDS encoding type II toxin-antitoxin system RelE family toxin produces the protein MTYSLDFDARALKEWKKLGDTVRQQFKKKLAEVLLNPRIEANRLHSLPDCYKIKLRSSGFRLVYQVIDQEVVVFVVAVDRRERDQAYKKAAERLE, from the coding sequence ATGACCTATAGCCTCGACTTCGATGCCCGCGCATTGAAAGAGTGGAAGAAGCTGGGCGATACCGTGCGTCAGCAGTTCAAGAAGAAACTGGCAGAGGTCCTGCTAAACCCTCGAATCGAGGCAAACCGCCTTCACTCGCTGCCGGATTGCTACAAGATAAAGCTTCGCAGCAGCGGGTTTAGGCTGGTCTATCAGGTCATTGACCAAGAGGTCGTGGTTTTTGTCGTCGCTGTCGATCGCCGTGAAAGAGACCAAGCTTACAAAAAGGCTGCTGAGCGACTTGAGTAG
- a CDS encoding type II toxin-antitoxin system RelB/DinJ family antitoxin, with translation MASINIRVDDDLKARAYKELERLGVTPSELMRQALQYVAERGKLPFRPVLMTEEDEDLIATVQERLASAQRVRVQLDDL, from the coding sequence ATGGCTTCCATCAACATCCGCGTCGACGATGATCTCAAAGCCCGCGCCTACAAAGAGCTCGAGCGCCTCGGTGTAACCCCCTCCGAACTCATGCGACAGGCTCTGCAATATGTCGCTGAGCGGGGCAAGCTACCCTTCAGGCCAGTCCTGATGACCGAGGAAGATGAAGACCTCATTGCTACCGTACAAGAGCGACTTGCTTCTGCGCAGCGCGTGAGGGTCCAGCTGGATGACCTATAG
- a CDS encoding OprD family porin — MKICHTLPFALLGAGVIAGLPGTSLAAGFVEDSKATLGLRNFYINRNFTNPSNPQSKAEEWTQSFILDARSGFTEGPIGFGVDVLGLWSVKLDGGGGTYGTALLPRHDDGKPADDYGRLAVAGKARISKTELKIGEWMPVLPILRSDDGRSLPQTFRGGQVTSNEIAGLTLYGGQFRGNSPRNDASMEDMSYGGGVSDRFNFVGGEYKFNQDRTLVGLWNAVLKDVYQQQYLQLSHSQPVGDWTLGANLGYFHGDEDGSERAGQLDNKTYSGMFSAKYGGSTFWVGLQKVDGDTWMRVNGTSGGTLANDSYNSSFDNANERSWQVRHDFNFVTVGVPGLTLMNRYISGRDVHSGGVTDGKEWVRETELAYVIQSGAFKDLSVKWRNSSIRRDYSNNEFDENRLIFNYPLSLL, encoded by the coding sequence ATGAAAATCTGCCACACCCTGCCCTTCGCCCTGCTTGGCGCCGGGGTCATCGCCGGCCTGCCGGGCACCAGCCTGGCCGCGGGCTTTGTCGAAGACAGCAAGGCCACCCTCGGGCTGCGCAACTTCTACATCAACCGCAACTTCACCAACCCCAGCAACCCGCAGAGCAAGGCCGAGGAGTGGACGCAAAGCTTCATTCTCGATGCCCGTTCGGGGTTCACCGAGGGCCCGATCGGGTTTGGCGTGGATGTGCTGGGGCTGTGGTCGGTCAAGCTCGATGGCGGTGGCGGCACCTACGGCACGGCGTTGCTGCCGCGCCATGACGATGGCAAGCCAGCAGACGACTACGGGCGCCTGGCGGTGGCGGGCAAGGCGCGTATTTCCAAGACCGAGCTGAAGATCGGTGAGTGGATGCCGGTGCTGCCGATTCTACGCTCGGACGACGGTCGCTCGTTGCCGCAGACCTTCCGTGGCGGGCAGGTGACCTCCAATGAAATCGCAGGGCTGACCCTGTACGGCGGCCAGTTCCGCGGCAACAGCCCGCGCAACGACGCCAGCATGGAAGACATGAGCTACGGCGGCGGCGTATCGGACCGTTTCAACTTCGTCGGTGGCGAGTACAAGTTCAACCAGGACCGCACGCTGGTGGGGCTGTGGAATGCGGTGCTCAAGGACGTGTACCAGCAGCAATACCTGCAACTGAGCCACAGCCAGCCGGTGGGTGACTGGACCCTGGGTGCGAACCTGGGTTACTTCCATGGCGACGAGGACGGCTCCGAGCGCGCCGGGCAGCTGGACAACAAGACCTACTCGGGGATGTTCTCGGCCAAGTACGGCGGCAGCACGTTCTGGGTGGGGCTGCAGAAAGTCGATGGTGATACCTGGATGCGGGTAAACGGCACCAGCGGTGGGACCTTGGCCAACGACAGTTACAACTCCAGCTTCGACAATGCCAACGAGCGCTCGTGGCAGGTGCGTCATGACTTCAACTTTGTGACCGTCGGAGTACCGGGGTTGACCCTGATGAACCGCTACATCAGCGGGCGCGACGTGCATAGCGGGGGCGTGACCGATGGCAAGGAGTGGGTGCGTGAGACCGAACTGGCGTACGTGATCCAGAGCGGAGCGTTCAAGGACTTGAGCGTGAAATGGCGAAATTCGTCGATTCGGCGGGATTACAGCAATAACGAGTTCGATGAGAACCGGCTGATCTTCAACTACCCGCTGTCGCTCTTGTAA
- a CDS encoding NAD-dependent epimerase/dehydratase family protein, with protein MTTTPLNRLLLTGAAGGLGKVLRERLQGYAEVLRLSDISAMAPAAGPHEEVITCDLADKAAVHALVEGVDAIIHFGGVSTEHSFEDILGPNICGVFHVYEAARKHGVKRIIFASSNHTIGFYRQDERIDAHSPRRPDSYYGLSKCYGEDVASFYFDRYGIETVSIRIGSSFPQPQNPRMLCTWLSYDDLVQLIERGLFTPNVGHTIVYGASDNRTVWWDNRHAEHLGYVPKDSSEPFRAAVEAQPAPAADDPSMVYQGGAFAVAGPFD; from the coding sequence ATGACCACTACCCCCCTCAATCGCCTGCTGCTCACCGGAGCCGCAGGCGGCCTGGGCAAGGTCCTTCGCGAACGCCTGCAAGGCTACGCCGAGGTCCTGCGCCTTTCCGACATCAGCGCCATGGCCCCCGCTGCGGGCCCGCATGAAGAAGTCATCACCTGTGACCTTGCCGACAAGGCTGCGGTACATGCCTTGGTCGAAGGCGTGGATGCCATCATCCACTTCGGCGGCGTGTCCACCGAACATTCCTTCGAAGACATTCTCGGCCCCAACATCTGCGGCGTGTTCCACGTCTACGAGGCGGCGCGCAAGCACGGGGTAAAGCGCATCATCTTCGCCAGCTCCAACCACACCATCGGCTTCTACCGCCAGGATGAGCGTATCGACGCCCACTCCCCGCGTCGCCCCGACAGTTACTACGGGCTGTCCAAGTGCTACGGCGAGGATGTCGCCAGTTTCTACTTCGACCGCTACGGCATCGAGACTGTCAGCATTCGCATAGGCTCGTCGTTCCCGCAGCCCCAGAACCCACGCATGCTCTGCACGTGGCTGAGCTATGACGACCTGGTGCAGCTGATCGAGCGCGGGCTTTTCACCCCCAACGTTGGCCACACCATCGTCTACGGCGCTTCCGACAACCGCACCGTGTGGTGGGACAACCGCCATGCCGAGCACCTTGGCTATGTGCCCAAGGACAGCTCCGAGCCCTTCCGCGCCGCAGTAGAAGCCCAGCCGGCGCCCGCCGCAGATGACCCGAGCATGGTCTACCAGGGCGGCGCTTTCGCCGTCGCCGGCCCGTTCGACTGA
- a CDS encoding glucurono-1,5-lactonase, with product MNCELIVDARNSTGESPVWHPGEQALYWVDIPARQLHCWQAADGRHQVWQGDEMLACIARSGQGWVAGMESGIFQLQAKPDGSLDSRLLSSVPHAQAGMRFNDGRCDRQGRFWAGTMLLDMQQGAHVGALYRHDGEGQLHLQQDGMIVPNGLAFSPDGTRMYLSDSHPNVQKVWAFDYDIDSGTPHNKRLFVDMRGYPGRPDGAAIDQDGCYWICGNDAGQIHRFTPDGRLDRSLSVPVKKPAMCAFGGANFDTLYVTSIRPAGTDLSDQPLAGGVFALNPGTKGLEEPAYRG from the coding sequence ATGAACTGTGAATTGATCGTTGACGCCCGTAACAGCACAGGCGAAAGCCCCGTGTGGCACCCAGGCGAGCAGGCCCTGTACTGGGTCGACATTCCCGCCCGCCAGCTGCACTGCTGGCAAGCGGCCGATGGCAGACACCAGGTCTGGCAGGGTGACGAGATGCTGGCCTGCATCGCCCGCAGCGGCCAGGGTTGGGTCGCCGGCATGGAAAGCGGCATCTTCCAGCTCCAGGCCAAGCCCGACGGCAGCCTTGATAGCCGCCTGCTCAGCAGCGTGCCGCACGCCCAGGCCGGCATGCGCTTCAACGATGGCCGCTGCGACCGCCAAGGCCGCTTCTGGGCCGGCACCATGCTGCTGGACATGCAGCAAGGTGCCCATGTGGGTGCGCTGTACCGCCATGATGGTGAAGGCCAGCTGCACCTGCAGCAAGACGGCATGATCGTGCCCAACGGCCTGGCTTTCAGCCCCGACGGCACGCGCATGTACCTGTCCGACTCGCACCCAAACGTGCAGAAGGTCTGGGCTTTCGACTACGACATCGACAGCGGCACGCCGCACAACAAGCGGCTGTTCGTCGACATGCGCGGCTACCCAGGGCGCCCCGATGGCGCGGCCATCGACCAGGACGGCTGCTACTGGATCTGCGGCAACGATGCTGGGCAGATCCACCGCTTCACCCCAGACGGGCGCCTCGACCGCTCGCTGAGCGTACCGGTGAAAAAGCCGGCAATGTGCGCCTTTGGCGGCGCCAACTTCGACACCCTGTACGTCACTTCCATCCGCCCAGCAGGCACAGACCTCAGCGACCAGCCCCTCGCTGGCGGGGTATTTGCCCTCAACCCTGGCACCAAGGGCCTGGAGGAACCTGCCTACCGGGGCTGA
- a CDS encoding TRAP transporter substrate-binding protein, producing the protein MTFKRKLLLAVLPFAFSVAMPASALDIKFAEIHPAGYPTVVAEQNMGKKLEQASNGDITFKMFAGGVLGSEKEVIEQAQIGAVQMTRVSLGIVGPVVPDVNVFNMPFVFRDHDHMRKIIDGEIGQEILDKITNSDFNLVALAWMDGGSRSIYTKKPVRSLEDLKGMKIRVQGNPLFIDMMNAMGGNGIAMDTGEIFSALQTGVIDGAENNPPTLLEHNHFQSAKYYTLTGHLILPEPVVMSKTTWNKLSPEQQALVKKVAREAQMEERALWDAKSAASEEKLKAAGVEFITVDKKPFYDATASVREKYGAPYADLMKRIDAVQ; encoded by the coding sequence ATGACGTTCAAACGCAAGCTACTCCTTGCCGTACTCCCGTTTGCCTTTAGCGTGGCCATGCCTGCTTCGGCACTGGACATCAAGTTCGCCGAAATTCACCCGGCCGGCTACCCGACCGTGGTCGCCGAACAGAACATGGGCAAAAAGCTCGAGCAGGCCAGTAATGGCGACATCACCTTCAAGATGTTTGCCGGCGGTGTGCTGGGTTCGGAAAAGGAAGTGATCGAACAGGCGCAGATCGGTGCCGTGCAGATGACCCGCGTCAGCCTGGGGATCGTCGGCCCGGTGGTGCCGGATGTGAACGTGTTCAACATGCCGTTCGTGTTCCGCGACCATGATCACATGCGCAAGATCATCGACGGCGAGATCGGCCAGGAAATCCTCGACAAGATCACCAACTCCGATTTCAACCTGGTAGCCCTGGCCTGGATGGACGGCGGCTCGCGCAGCATCTATACGAAGAAGCCGGTACGCAGCCTGGAAGACCTCAAGGGCATGAAAATTCGCGTACAGGGCAACCCGCTGTTCATCGACATGATGAACGCCATGGGCGGCAACGGCATCGCCATGGACACCGGGGAAATTTTCAGCGCCCTGCAAACCGGCGTGATCGATGGCGCCGAGAACAACCCGCCTACCCTGCTTGAGCACAACCACTTCCAGAGCGCCAAGTACTACACCCTGACCGGCCACCTGATCCTGCCGGAACCGGTGGTGATGTCCAAGACCACCTGGAACAAGCTCAGCCCCGAGCAGCAGGCGTTGGTGAAAAAGGTTGCACGTGAGGCGCAGATGGAAGAACGCGCGCTGTGGGATGCCAAGTCCGCCGCCAGCGAAGAGAAGCTCAAGGCCGCAGGTGTCGAGTTCATTACCGTGGACAAAAAGCCGTTCTATGACGCCACCGCTTCGGTACGCGAGAAGTACGGCGCGCCGTACGCCGACCTGATGAAGCGTATCGACGCCGTCCAGTAA
- a CDS encoding TRAP transporter small permease, whose protein sequence is MKSLFLSVNDTLYRSCIWIAGLSILAMTLIIPWGIFARYVLGTGSSWPEPVSILLMVVFTFVGAAASYRAGAHMAVGMITDRLPPLQRQLVALLVQLLMIVVCVFMTYYGTRLCITTWNQSLASLPGVRVGMTYAPIPVGGVLTLVFVLEKLLLGDQSNRKVVRFDLVEENEGAA, encoded by the coding sequence ATGAAATCGCTTTTCCTGAGCGTGAACGACACGCTGTACCGCAGCTGCATCTGGATCGCGGGCCTGTCGATCCTGGCCATGACGCTGATCATCCCGTGGGGCATCTTCGCCCGCTACGTGCTGGGCACCGGCTCCAGCTGGCCAGAGCCAGTCTCGATCCTGCTAATGGTGGTGTTCACCTTCGTTGGTGCCGCCGCCAGCTATCGCGCCGGGGCGCACATGGCGGTGGGGATGATCACCGACCGGTTGCCGCCGCTGCAGCGCCAGTTGGTCGCCCTGCTGGTACAACTGCTGATGATCGTGGTGTGCGTGTTCATGACCTATTACGGCACCCGGCTGTGCATCACCACCTGGAACCAGTCGCTGGCCTCGCTGCCCGGTGTGCGGGTGGGCATGACCTACGCGCCGATCCCGGTCGGCGGCGTGCTGACGCTGGTGTTCGTGCTGGAAAAACTCCTGCTGGGCGATCAGAGCAACCGCAAGGTCGTGCGCTTTGACCTGGTCGAAGAAAACGAAGGAGCTGCATAA
- a CDS encoding TRAP transporter large permease yields MEAFILLGSFIVLILIGMPVAYALGLSALIGAWWIDIPLQAMMIQVASGVNKFSLLAIPFFVLAGAIMAEGGMSRRLVAFAGVLVGFVRGGLSLVNIMASTFFGAISGSSVADTASVGSVLIPEMERKGYPREFSTAVTVSGSVQALLTPPSHNSVLYSLAAGGTVSIASLFMAGVMPGLLLSAVMMGLCLIFAKKRNYPKGEVIPLRQALKIAGEALWGLMAMVIILGGILSGVFTATESAAVAVVWSFFVTMFIYRDYKWRDLPKLMHRTVRTISIVMILIGFAASFGYVMTLMQIPSKITTAFLTLSDNRYVILMCINFMLLLLGTVMDMAPLILILTPILLPVITGIGVDPVHFGMIMLVNLGIGLITPPVGAVLFVGSAIGKVSIESTVKALLPFYLALFLVLMAVTYIPAISLWLPSVVL; encoded by the coding sequence ATGGAAGCGTTCATTCTGTTGGGCAGTTTCATCGTGCTGATTCTGATCGGTATGCCGGTGGCCTACGCCCTGGGCCTGTCGGCGCTGATCGGCGCCTGGTGGATCGACATCCCGCTGCAAGCGATGATGATCCAGGTGGCCAGTGGGGTTAACAAGTTCTCGCTGCTGGCCATTCCGTTCTTCGTGCTGGCCGGCGCAATCATGGCCGAAGGCGGCATGTCACGACGGCTGGTGGCCTTTGCCGGGGTGCTGGTGGGCTTCGTGCGTGGCGGCCTGTCGCTGGTCAACATCATGGCCTCGACCTTCTTCGGCGCAATTTCCGGCTCGTCGGTGGCCGACACCGCCTCGGTGGGCTCTGTGCTTATCCCGGAGATGGAGCGCAAAGGTTACCCGCGTGAATTCTCAACCGCCGTGACCGTCAGTGGCTCGGTGCAGGCGCTGCTGACCCCGCCCAGTCACAACTCAGTGCTGTACTCGCTGGCGGCGGGCGGCACGGTATCCATTGCCTCGCTGTTCATGGCGGGCGTGATGCCCGGCTTGCTGCTGAGCGCGGTGATGATGGGCCTGTGCCTGATCTTCGCGAAGAAGCGCAACTACCCCAAGGGCGAAGTGATCCCGCTGCGCCAGGCGTTGAAGATTGCCGGTGAGGCGCTGTGGGGCCTGATGGCCATGGTCATCATCCTCGGCGGCATCCTGTCGGGCGTGTTCACCGCGACCGAATCGGCAGCCGTGGCGGTGGTGTGGTCATTCTTCGTGACCATGTTCATCTACCGCGACTACAAGTGGCGCGACCTGCCCAAGCTGATGCACCGCACGGTACGGACCATCTCCATCGTGATGATCCTGATCGGCTTCGCCGCCAGCTTCGGCTACGTGATGACCCTGATGCAGATCCCGTCGAAGATCACCACGGCGTTCCTGACCCTGTCGGACAACCGCTATGTGATCCTGATGTGCATCAACTTCATGCTGTTGCTGCTGGGCACGGTGATGGACATGGCGCCGCTGATCCTGATCCTTACGCCGATCCTGCTGCCGGTGATTACCGGTATTGGTGTAGACCCGGTGCACTTCGGCATGATCATGCTGGTGAACCTGGGGATCGGGCTGATAACGCCACCGGTGGGCGCCGTGCTGTTCGTGGGCTCGGCCATCGGCAAGGTGAGCATCGAGTCGACGGTGAAGGCGCTGCTGCCGTTCTACCTGGCGCTGTTCCTGGTGCTGATGGCGGTGACTTACATACCGGCCATCTCCCTGTGGCTGCCTAGCGTGGTGCTGTAA